A genomic region of Pseudochaenichthys georgianus chromosome 12, fPseGeo1.2, whole genome shotgun sequence contains the following coding sequences:
- the mzt2b gene encoding mitotic-spindle organizing protein 2 isoform X4, whose product MSQQTAPPAPDSPALLVTSNVQKYAIKKKKVLSTEEAELFELTQAAGVTMDQEVFKIIVDLLKMNVAPQAVFQTLKAMLAGQRVAESCGIGESSTVPHTTSITTAPTEARVRSKAAAGHSERSREASSQRVQRQPSATRGPKTKSSGSSSSSSQINST is encoded by the exons ATGTCTCAGCAGACGGCCCCCCCTGCCCCGGACTCCCCCGCGCTGCTGGTCACCAGCAACGTGCAGAAATATGCCATCAAGAAGAAGAAGGTCCTGAGCACGGAGGAGGCGGAGCTGTTCGAGCTGACCCAGGCTGCGGGGGTCACCATGGACCAGGAGGTCTTCAA GATCATAGTGGACCTGTTGAAGATGAACGTGGCTCCTCAAGCGGTCTTCCAGACTCTGAAGGCGATGTTGGCAGGTCAGAGGGTCGCTGAGAGCTGCGGCATCGGGGAGTCTTCAACGGTGCCCCACACCACCAGCATCACCACGGCACCAACCGAAGCCAGAG TGCGCAGTAAGGCAGCAGCGGGCCACAGtgagaggagcagagaggccTCCAGCCAGCGGGTGCAGCGGCAGCCCAGCGCCACCAGGGGGCCGAAGACCAAGAGCTCCGGCAGCAGCAGTTCCTCCTCTCAGATAAACTCCACATGA
- the trim23 gene encoding E3 ubiquitin-protein ligase TRIM23 isoform X2 yields MAAAAAGIHKQGALATMEPCIRHGRGAHGGNVKVLECGVCEDVFSLQGDKVPRLLLCGHTVCHDCLTRLPLHGRAVRCPFDRQVTELGDSGVWGLKKNFALLELLERLQNGASNQSGMAEDVLKGMGECIIRCDEDESHTASMYCTVCATHLCAECSQHTHSTRTLAKHRRVPLADKPHEKTLCPQHQVHAIEFVCLEEACQSGPLMCCVCKEYGKHQGHKHTVLETEANQIRASILDMAHCIRSFTDEVSEYSRKLVGIVQQIEGGEQIVEDGIGMAHTEHVPGTAESARSCVRAYFADLHETLCRQEEMALSVVDAHVRERLIWLRQQQEDMTILLSQVSTACLHCEKTLQQDDCRVVLSKQEINCLLETLQKQQHQFTELADHIQLDAGIPVTFTKDNRVHIGPKMEIRVVTLGLDGAGKTTILFKLKQDEFMQPIPTIGFNVETVEYKNLKFTIWDVGGKHKLRPLWKHYYLNTQAVVFVIDSCHRDRLMEAHSELAKLLTEKELRDALLLIFANKQDVPGVVSVEEMTELLSLHKLCCGRSWHIQGCDARSGMGLHEGLDWLSRQLVAAGVLDVA; encoded by the exons ATGGCCGCTGCTGCAGCAGGAATACACAAGCAGGGAGCCCTAGCGACGATGGAGCCCTGCATCAGACACGGGAGGGGGGCTCACGGAGGCAACGTCAAG GTGctggagtgtggtgtgtgtgaggacGTCTTCTCTCTGCAGGGGGACAAGGTCCCTCGCCTGCTGCTCTGTGGGCACACAGTGTGCCATGATTGCCTCACCCGGCTGCCTCTCCATGGAAGAGCGGTCCGCTGCCCCTTCGACAGACAGGTCACTGAGCTGG GTGACTCTGGAGTTTGGGGTCTGAAGAAGAACTTTGCTTTGCTTGAGCTCTTGGAGCGTCTCCAGAATGGAGCCAGCAACCAGTCAGGAATGGCAGAGGATGTTCTGAAAGGCATGGGAGAA TGTATAATCCGGTGTGATGAGGATGAGAGCCACACGGCCTCCATGTACTGCACCGTGTGTGCCACCCACCTGTGTGCCGAGTGCTCCCAGCACACCCACTCCACCCGGACGCTGGCCAAACACCGCCGGGTGCCGCTGGCGGACAAACCTCACGAGAAGACCCTCTGCCCGCAGCATCAGGTCCACGCCATCGAGTTTGTCTGCCTGGAGGAGGCCTGCCAGTCCGGGCCCCTCATGTGCTGTGTGTGCAAGGAGTACGGCAAGCACCAGGGACACAAG CACACTGTTCTTGAGACTGAAGCGAATCAGATCCGGGCGTCCATTTTGGACATGGCCCACTGCATCCGCTCCTTCACAGATGAAGTGTCCGAGTACTCCAGGAAGCTGGTGGGCATCGTGCAGCAAATAGAGGGTGGAGAGCAGATAGTAGAGGACGGAATAGGCATGGCGCACACTGAACAT GTCCCCGGCACAGCGGAGAGTGCGCGGTCCTGTGTGCGGGCGTACTTTGCAGACCTCCACGAGACCCTGTGCCGGCAGGAGGAGATGGCGCTGAGCGTGGTGGACGCTCACGTCAGGGAGAGGCTGATCTGGCTGAGGCAGCAGCAGGAGGACATGACCATCCTGCTGTCCCAGGTCTCCACCGCCTGCCTGCACTGCGAGAAGACTCTGCAGCAG GATGACTGCAGGGTGGTGCTGTCCAAGCAGGAGATCAACTGTTTGCTGGAGACGCTTcagaagcagcagcatcagttcACAGAGCTGGCAGATCACATTCAGCTGGACGCTGGCATCCCTGTCACCTTCACCAAG GACAACCGGGTCCACAtcggccccaagatggagatcCGTGTTGTAACTCTCGGGCTAGACGGAGCTGGTAAAACCACCATCCTCTTCAAGCTCAAACAAGATGAGTTCATGCAACCCATCCCCACTATTG GTTTCAATGTGGAGACGGTTGAATATAAGAACTTGAAATTCACCATCTGGGACGTGGGTGGCAAACATAAGCTCAGACCGCTGTGGAAACACTATTATCTGAACACCCAAG CGGTGGTGtttgtgattgacagctgccacAGGGACAGACTGATGGAGGCTCACAGCGAGCTGGCCAAACTACTGACGGAGAAGGAGCTGAGAGATGCCTTGTTGCTCATCTTTGCAAACAAACAG GACGTCCCCGGGGTGGTGTCGGTGGAGGAGATGACGGAGCTGCTGAGCCTCCACAAGCTGTGCTGTGGGCGGAGCTGGCACATCCAGGGCTGCGACGCCCGCAGTGGGATGGGTCTCCACGAGGGGCTGGACTGGCTCTCCAGACAGCTGGTGGCTGCCGGGGTCCTGGACGTCGCCTAA
- the mzt2b gene encoding mitotic-spindle organizing protein 2 isoform X2, with protein MSQQTAPPAPDSPALLVTSNVQKYAIKKKKVLSTEEAELFELTQAAGVTMDQEVFKIIVDLLKMNVAPQAVFQTLKAMLAGQRVAESCGIGESSTVPHTTSITTAPTEAREEDSLVSGKSPKRPAAPPSASGPRATRVSTKIVVYGPQDANPPHSQVRSKAAAGHSERSREASSQRVQRQPSATRGPKTKSSGSSSSSSQINST; from the exons ATGTCTCAGCAGACGGCCCCCCCTGCCCCGGACTCCCCCGCGCTGCTGGTCACCAGCAACGTGCAGAAATATGCCATCAAGAAGAAGAAGGTCCTGAGCACGGAGGAGGCGGAGCTGTTCGAGCTGACCCAGGCTGCGGGGGTCACCATGGACCAGGAGGTCTTCAA GATCATAGTGGACCTGTTGAAGATGAACGTGGCTCCTCAAGCGGTCTTCCAGACTCTGAAGGCGATGTTGGCAGGTCAGAGGGTCGCTGAGAGCTGCGGCATCGGGGAGTCTTCAACGGTGCCCCACACCACCAGCATCACCACGGCACCAACCGAAGCCAGAG aagaggactctttGGTCTCTGGAAAGAGCCCTAAGCGTCCTGCAGCCCCCCCCTCAGCGTCTGGCCCCAGAGCCACAAGGGTCAGCACTAAGATTGTGGTCTACGGCCCCCAAGACGCTAACCCTCCTCACTCTCAAG TGCGCAGTAAGGCAGCAGCGGGCCACAGtgagaggagcagagaggccTCCAGCCAGCGGGTGCAGCGGCAGCCCAGCGCCACCAGGGGGCCGAAGACCAAGAGCTCCGGCAGCAGCAGTTCCTCCTCTCAGATAAACTCCACATGA
- the ppwd1 gene encoding peptidylprolyl isomerase domain and WD repeat-containing protein 1 — protein MAEAENNVELKRKAEDVQDEKGDAEEEEWVGPMPNEASQPKKRKVLEYERVYLDNLPSAAMYERSYMHRDVITHIVCSKTDFIITASQDGHVKFWKKREDEGIEFVKHFRSHLGVIESIAVSSEGALLCTVGDDQAMKVFDVVNFDMINMLKLGFHPGQSEWVYNPGDAISTIACSEKSTGKIFVYDGRGSNEPLHIFDKMHASPLSQIRLNPKFRVIVSADKAGMLEYWTGLRNEFKFPKYVHWEYKTDTDLYEFAKHKTYPTSLTFSPDGKKMATIASDRKVRIFRFLTGKLMRVFDESLSMFTELQQMRQQLPDMEFGRRMAVERELEKVDGIRLTNIIFDETGHFVLYGTMLGIKVINVETNRCVRIFGKLENVRVVQLSLFQGIAKATHVAPTVEMKACDNPALDNAMPDPTIFCTAFKKNRFYMFSKREPEDTKSADSDRDIFNEKPSKEEVMAATQAEGPKRVSDSAIIHTTMGDIHIKLFPVECPKTVENFCVHSRNSYFNGHIFHRVIKGFMIQTGDPTGTGMGGESIWGGEFEDEFHSTLRHDRPYTLSMANGGPGTNGAQFFITVVPTPWLDNKHTVFGRCVKGMEAVQRISNVKINPKTDKPYEDISIINITVK, from the exons ATGGCGGAGGCAGAAAACAATGTGGAGCTCAAGCGAAAAGCAGAAGACGTTCAGGATGAAAAAGGGGATGCAGAAGAAGAGGAGTGGGTCGGACCCATGCCAAACGAAGCCTCCCAGCCCAAGAAAAGAAAAG TACTGGAATATGAGCGTGTTTACCTGGACAACCTGCCCTCAGCTGCAATGTATGAACGGAGCTACATGCACAGAGACGTTATCACACACATAGTGTGTTCCAA GACAGACTTCATTATCACCGCCAGCCAGGATGGCCATGTCAAGTTTTGGAAGAAGAGGGAAGATGAGGGAATAGAGTTTGTCAAGCACTTTCGAAGCCATCTCG GTGTGATTGAAAGCATTGCAGTCAGTTCGGAAGGGGCTCTTCTCTGTACTGTTGGTGATGATCAGGCCATGAAAGTATTTGATGTGGTCAACTTTGACATGATCAATATGCTGAAGTTGGG CTTTCACCCAGGCCAGTCAGAGTGGGTGTACAATCCTGGAGATGCCATTTCCACGATAGCCTGCTCGGAAAAATCGACAGGGAAGATCTTCGTCTATGACGGAAGGGGAAGCAACGAGCCCCTTCACATCTTCGACAAGATGCACGCCTCCCCGCTGTCCCAAATCCGCCTGAATCCCAAATTTAGGGTCATCGTCTCTGCTGACAAAGCAGGAATGTTGGAGTATTGGACTGGCCTCCGAAATGAGTTCAAGTTCCCCAAATATGTGCATTGGGAATACAAAACAGACACAGACTTGTATGAATTTGCAAAACACAAAACCTATCCCACCAGCCTTACATTTTCTCCTGACGGGAAGAAAATGGCCACCATTGCTTCTGACAGGAAAGTCCGGATCTTCCGCTTCCTGACAGGAAAACTGATGAGAGTGTTTGATGAATCATTATCT ATGTTCACAGAGCTGCAGCAGATGAGGCAGCAGCTCCCTGACATGGAGTTCGGGAGGCGGATGGCCGTGGAGAGAGAACTGGAGAAGGTGGACGGGATCCGGCTGACAAACATAATCTTTGATGAGACCGGTCACTTTGTGCTCTACGGCACCATGCTGGGCATCAAAGTCATCAATGTGGAAACCAACAG ATGTGTGCGGATCTTCGGGAAGCTGGAGAACGTCCGTGTGGTGCAGCTGAGTCTGTTCCAGGGGATCGCTAAAGCCACGCATGTGGCTCCCACTGTTGAGATGAAAGCATGTGACAACCCCGCCTTAGACAACGCCATGCCGGACCCCACCATATTCTGCACCGCGTTTAAGAAGAACCGCTTCTACATG TTCTCAAAGAGAGAACCAGAGGATACAAAGAGTGCTGACTCGGACAGAGACATCTTCAACGAGAAGCCCTCAAAGGAGGAAGTGATGGCTGCCACTCAGGCCGAGGGCCCCAAGAGAGTGTCCGACAGCGCCATCATCCACACCACCATGGGAGACATCCACATCAAGCTGTTCCCCGTGGA ATGCCCCAAAACGGTGGAGAACTTCTGTGTTCACAGCAGGAACAGCTACTTCAACGGACATATATTCCACAGAGTAATCAAG GGTTTCATGATCCAGACAGGAGACCCCACAGGCACGGGCATGGGAGGAGAGAGCATCTGGGGGGGGGAGTTTGAGGACGAGTTCCACTCCACGCTGAGACACGACCGCCCGTACACACTCAGTATGGCAAACGGAGGCCCAGGCACCAACGGTGCACAGTTCTTCATCACTGTTGTTCCAACT CCTTGGCTCGACAACAAGCACACGGTGTTTGGAAGATGCGTGAAGGGCATGGAGGCCGTCCAGAGGATCTCCAATGTCAAAATCAACCCCAAGACCGACAAACCGTATGAAGACATCAGCATCATCAACATCACTGTAAAGTGA
- the mzt2b gene encoding mitotic-spindle organizing protein 2 isoform X1 — protein MSQQTAPPAPDSPALLVTSNVQKYAIKKKKVLSTEEAELFELTQAAGVTMDQEVFKIIVDLLKMNVAPQAVFQTLKAMLAGQRVAESCGIGESSTVPHTTSITTAPTEAREEDSLVSGKSPKRPAAPPSASGPRATRVSTKIVVYGPQDANPPHSQAVRSKAAAGHSERSREASSQRVQRQPSATRGPKTKSSGSSSSSSQINST, from the exons ATGTCTCAGCAGACGGCCCCCCCTGCCCCGGACTCCCCCGCGCTGCTGGTCACCAGCAACGTGCAGAAATATGCCATCAAGAAGAAGAAGGTCCTGAGCACGGAGGAGGCGGAGCTGTTCGAGCTGACCCAGGCTGCGGGGGTCACCATGGACCAGGAGGTCTTCAA GATCATAGTGGACCTGTTGAAGATGAACGTGGCTCCTCAAGCGGTCTTCCAGACTCTGAAGGCGATGTTGGCAGGTCAGAGGGTCGCTGAGAGCTGCGGCATCGGGGAGTCTTCAACGGTGCCCCACACCACCAGCATCACCACGGCACCAACCGAAGCCAGAG aagaggactctttGGTCTCTGGAAAGAGCCCTAAGCGTCCTGCAGCCCCCCCCTCAGCGTCTGGCCCCAGAGCCACAAGGGTCAGCACTAAGATTGTGGTCTACGGCCCCCAAGACGCTAACCCTCCTCACTCTCAAG CAGTGCGCAGTAAGGCAGCAGCGGGCCACAGtgagaggagcagagaggccTCCAGCCAGCGGGTGCAGCGGCAGCCCAGCGCCACCAGGGGGCCGAAGACCAAGAGCTCCGGCAGCAGCAGTTCCTCCTCTCAGATAAACTCCACATGA
- the mzt2b gene encoding mitotic-spindle organizing protein 2 isoform X3, with product MSQQTAPPAPDSPALLVTSNVQKYAIKKKKVLSTEEAELFELTQAAGVTMDQEVFKIIVDLLKMNVAPQAVFQTLKAMLAGQRVAESCGIGESSTVPHTTSITTAPTEARAVRSKAAAGHSERSREASSQRVQRQPSATRGPKTKSSGSSSSSSQINST from the exons ATGTCTCAGCAGACGGCCCCCCCTGCCCCGGACTCCCCCGCGCTGCTGGTCACCAGCAACGTGCAGAAATATGCCATCAAGAAGAAGAAGGTCCTGAGCACGGAGGAGGCGGAGCTGTTCGAGCTGACCCAGGCTGCGGGGGTCACCATGGACCAGGAGGTCTTCAA GATCATAGTGGACCTGTTGAAGATGAACGTGGCTCCTCAAGCGGTCTTCCAGACTCTGAAGGCGATGTTGGCAGGTCAGAGGGTCGCTGAGAGCTGCGGCATCGGGGAGTCTTCAACGGTGCCCCACACCACCAGCATCACCACGGCACCAACCGAAGCCAGAG CAGTGCGCAGTAAGGCAGCAGCGGGCCACAGtgagaggagcagagaggccTCCAGCCAGCGGGTGCAGCGGCAGCCCAGCGCCACCAGGGGGCCGAAGACCAAGAGCTCCGGCAGCAGCAGTTCCTCCTCTCAGATAAACTCCACATGA
- the trim23 gene encoding E3 ubiquitin-protein ligase TRIM23 isoform X1, whose amino-acid sequence MAAAAAGIHKQGALATMEPCIRHGRGAHGGNVKVLECGVCEDVFSLQGDKVPRLLLCGHTVCHDCLTRLPLHGRAVRCPFDRQVTELGDSGVWGLKKNFALLELLERLQNGASNQSGMAEDVLKGMGECIIRCDEDESHTASMYCTVCATHLCAECSQHTHSTRTLAKHRRVPLADKPHEKTLCPQHQVHAIEFVCLEEACQSGPLMCCVCKEYGKHQGHKHTVLETEANQIRASILDMAHCIRSFTDEVSEYSRKLVGIVQQIEGGEQIVEDGIGMAHTEHVPGTAESARSCVRAYFADLHETLCRQEEMALSVVDAHVRERLIWLRQQQEDMTILLSQVSTACLHCEKTLQQDDCRVVLSKQEINCLLETLQKQQHQFTELADHIQLDAGIPVTFTKDNRVHIGPKMEIRVVTLGLDGAGKTTILFKLKQDEFMQPIPTIGFNVETVEYKNLKFTIWDVGGKHKLRPLWKHYYLNTQAVVFVIDSCHRDRLMEAHSELAKLLTEKELRDALLLIFANKQFACLQDVPGVVSVEEMTELLSLHKLCCGRSWHIQGCDARSGMGLHEGLDWLSRQLVAAGVLDVA is encoded by the exons ATGGCCGCTGCTGCAGCAGGAATACACAAGCAGGGAGCCCTAGCGACGATGGAGCCCTGCATCAGACACGGGAGGGGGGCTCACGGAGGCAACGTCAAG GTGctggagtgtggtgtgtgtgaggacGTCTTCTCTCTGCAGGGGGACAAGGTCCCTCGCCTGCTGCTCTGTGGGCACACAGTGTGCCATGATTGCCTCACCCGGCTGCCTCTCCATGGAAGAGCGGTCCGCTGCCCCTTCGACAGACAGGTCACTGAGCTGG GTGACTCTGGAGTTTGGGGTCTGAAGAAGAACTTTGCTTTGCTTGAGCTCTTGGAGCGTCTCCAGAATGGAGCCAGCAACCAGTCAGGAATGGCAGAGGATGTTCTGAAAGGCATGGGAGAA TGTATAATCCGGTGTGATGAGGATGAGAGCCACACGGCCTCCATGTACTGCACCGTGTGTGCCACCCACCTGTGTGCCGAGTGCTCCCAGCACACCCACTCCACCCGGACGCTGGCCAAACACCGCCGGGTGCCGCTGGCGGACAAACCTCACGAGAAGACCCTCTGCCCGCAGCATCAGGTCCACGCCATCGAGTTTGTCTGCCTGGAGGAGGCCTGCCAGTCCGGGCCCCTCATGTGCTGTGTGTGCAAGGAGTACGGCAAGCACCAGGGACACAAG CACACTGTTCTTGAGACTGAAGCGAATCAGATCCGGGCGTCCATTTTGGACATGGCCCACTGCATCCGCTCCTTCACAGATGAAGTGTCCGAGTACTCCAGGAAGCTGGTGGGCATCGTGCAGCAAATAGAGGGTGGAGAGCAGATAGTAGAGGACGGAATAGGCATGGCGCACACTGAACAT GTCCCCGGCACAGCGGAGAGTGCGCGGTCCTGTGTGCGGGCGTACTTTGCAGACCTCCACGAGACCCTGTGCCGGCAGGAGGAGATGGCGCTGAGCGTGGTGGACGCTCACGTCAGGGAGAGGCTGATCTGGCTGAGGCAGCAGCAGGAGGACATGACCATCCTGCTGTCCCAGGTCTCCACCGCCTGCCTGCACTGCGAGAAGACTCTGCAGCAG GATGACTGCAGGGTGGTGCTGTCCAAGCAGGAGATCAACTGTTTGCTGGAGACGCTTcagaagcagcagcatcagttcACAGAGCTGGCAGATCACATTCAGCTGGACGCTGGCATCCCTGTCACCTTCACCAAG GACAACCGGGTCCACAtcggccccaagatggagatcCGTGTTGTAACTCTCGGGCTAGACGGAGCTGGTAAAACCACCATCCTCTTCAAGCTCAAACAAGATGAGTTCATGCAACCCATCCCCACTATTG GTTTCAATGTGGAGACGGTTGAATATAAGAACTTGAAATTCACCATCTGGGACGTGGGTGGCAAACATAAGCTCAGACCGCTGTGGAAACACTATTATCTGAACACCCAAG CGGTGGTGtttgtgattgacagctgccacAGGGACAGACTGATGGAGGCTCACAGCGAGCTGGCCAAACTACTGACGGAGAAGGAGCTGAGAGATGCCTTGTTGCTCATCTTTGCAAACAAACAG TTTGCATGTCTGCAGGACGTCCCCGGGGTGGTGTCGGTGGAGGAGATGACGGAGCTGCTGAGCCTCCACAAGCTGTGCTGTGGGCGGAGCTGGCACATCCAGGGCTGCGACGCCCGCAGTGGGATGGGTCTCCACGAGGGGCTGGACTGGCTCTCCAGACAGCTGGTGGCTGCCGGGGTCCTGGACGTCGCCTAA